Proteins encoded by one window of Salvia splendens isolate huo1 chromosome 5, SspV2, whole genome shotgun sequence:
- the LOC121802141 gene encoding probable aquaporin SIP2-1 gives MAGGWRLLAADFAMSFMWVWSSVLNKIFVHKILGYGPHDLDAQIVRFALSILNMFFFALMVKATKGGAYNPLSLLSAAFTGDFSNFLFTLGARVPAQVVGAIYGVRLILSTFPGIGRGPVLNVGIAKGALTEGLLTFCIVFISLGLARKVKDSFFMKTWISSLSKLSLHTLGADLTGGCMNPASVMGWAFANGEHITKEHLVVYWLAPVQATFAAVWVFGILARGKNEEKSVAAKKDATKLKSAD, from the exons atggcgggAGGGTGGCGGCTGCTAGCAGCAGATTTCGCGATGTCTTTCATGTGGGTGTGGTCGAGCGTTCTAAACAAGATTTTTGTGCACAAAATCTTGGGTTATGGACCTCACGATCTCGACGCCCAAATCGTCAGATTCGCTCTCTCCATCCTCAACATGTTCTTCTTCGCCCTCATGGTCAAGGCCACCAAAGGTGGTGCTTACAACCCCCTCTCCCTCCTCTCCGCCGCCTTCACAGGCGATTTCTCCAATTTCCTCTTCACTCTTGGCGCCAGAGTTCCTGCCCAG GTCGTTGGGGCAATTTATGGCGTAAGGCTCATCTTGAGCACGTTTCCTGGGATTGGACGGGGGCCTGTCTTGAATGTCGGTATTGCTAAGGGTGCGCTGACAGAAGGTCTGCTAACATTTTGCATCGTCTTCATCTCCCTCGGGCTGGCTAGAAAGGTCAAGGATAGTTTCTTCATGAAAACATGGATTTCCAGCTTGTCTAAGCTCAGTCTTCATACCCTAGGCGCGGACCTAACCGGTGGCTGCATGAATCCAGCCTCT GTGATGGGTTGGGCTTTTGCTAATGGGGAGCATATCACTAAGGAGCATTTGGTTGTTTACTGGCTTGCTCCGGTTCAGGCCACTTTCGCAGCAGTTTGGGTGTTTGGCATACTAGCTCGGGGTAAAAACGAGGAGAAATCTGTAGCTGCTAAGAAGGATGCAACAAAACTGAAGTCTGCAGATTAG
- the LOC121804908 gene encoding histone-lysine N-methyltransferase, H3 lysine-9 specific SUVH1-like: MEQGLNSGSNAPSRLIDKSKVYDVKPLRSIAPVFPNPPGMCSTSTPKPTPFVCVPPSGPFPAGVQPFYPFLVSNDSQPTTTRNQSGNSSIPGPVPSNPFRTLNPHVNGIKNQSGQYVPDADEASNSGKKTKGRPKRRAAGNGEEINVESVANNILTLFELKEFDDCRKANGDKDTAATVLLVFDLIRRRLTQLEEARSNSCGRAWRPDLKASNLMMTKGLRTNKSKRIGHVPGIDVGDIFFFRMELCLVGVHTQSMAGIDYMSVKVTVEKEPVAVSIVSAGGYDDKDGDDTNVLIYSGQGGVHRKDGQKFDQKLEGGNLALEKSMQRGIDVRVLRGIKDTSNAPSKIYVYDGLYKIHESWIEKYKFGNNVFKYKLVRQPGQPEAYSLWKSIQQWRDGTATRPALIIPDLSLGSETQPVALVNDIDGEKAPAHFSYVASLKYSQPFPSSKVFSGCHCVDGCEPGDTSCPCIQKNEGLIPYSSTGVLLTTKPLIHECGQTCQSPPNCRNRISQAGVKFRLEVFKTKNQGWGLRSWDPIRSGSFICEYAGDIVKVTAGDFENVDDDSYIFDAGRYYVPLERLHDSNISKKAPFPLVISAKSSGNVSRFMNHSCSPNVFWQPILRESNNGVCLHIAFFAIRHIPPMQELMYDYGIPAKADRGMKRCLCGSMKCRGQFY; encoded by the coding sequence ATGGAGCAAGGTTTGAACTCTGGTTCAAATGCCCCATCTAGGCTAATTGATAAGTCTAAGGTATATGATGTGAAGCCTTTAAGAAGCATTGCCCCTGTTTTTCCTAATCCCCCGGGCATGTGTTCGACTTCAACCCCAAAACCAACTCCTTTTGTATGTGTTCCACCTTCTGGCCCTTTCCCTGCTGGAGTCCAACCGTTTTACCCGTTTTTGGTTTCAAACGATTCTCAGCCCACCACAACTCGAAACCAGTCAGGCAATAGCAGTATACCAGGTCCAGTTCCATCGAACCCGTTTAGGACCCTCAATCCGCATGTGAATGGGATAAAGAATCAAAGTGGCCAGTATGTCCCTGATGCAGACGAGGCTAGCAATTCAGGGAAGAAAACAAAGGGGCGTCCAAAGAGGAGAGCAGCAGGGAATGGGGAAGAGATTAATGTTGAATCAGTTGCTAATAATATCTTGACCTTGTTTGAGCTTAAAGAGTTTGATGACTGTAGAAAAGCTAATGGTGACAAGGATACAGCTGCAACCGTGCTCTTGGTCTTTGACTTGATCCGGAGAAGGCTTACTCAACTTGAGGAAGCTAGGAGTAATTCTTGTGGACGAGCCTGGCGTCCTGACCTCAAAGCTTCCAATCTTATGATGACCAAAGGATTGCGGACAAATAAGTCAAAGAGGATTGGCCATGTACCCGGGATTGATGTCGGAGATATCTTTTTCTTTAGAATGGAGCTCTGCTTGGTGGGAGTACATACTCAGAGCATGGCTGGGATAGATTATATGAGCGTCAAGGTCACTGTAGAAAAAGAGCCTGTTGCTGTCAGCATAGTTTCCGCAGGAGGTTATGATGATAAAGACGGAGATGATACTAATGTGTTGATCTACAGCGGTCAGGGTGGAGTACACAGGAAAGATGGCCAAAAGTTCGACCAGAAACTCGAGGGGGGAAATCTTGCCCTAGAAAAGAGTATGCAACGTGGTATTGATGTAAGGGTCCTAAGGGGTATCAAGGATACTAGTAATGCACCAAGCAAGATTTATGTGTATGACGGTCTTTACAAAATTCATGAGTCGTGGATAGAAAAGTATAAGTTTGGTAACAATGTGTTCAAGTATAAGTTAGTAAGGCAACCAGGGCAGCCCGAAGCTTACTCATTGTGGAAATCGATTCAGCAGTGGAGGGACGGGACTGCTACTCGACCTGCCCTTATAATCCCAGACCTATCTTTGGGTTCTGAGACTCAGCCTGTGGCTCTTGTAAACGACATAGATGGGGAGAAAGCACCTGCTCATTTCTCCTACGTTGCTAGTCTCAAATACTCTCAAccttttccgtcatccaaggtGTTTTCGGGTTGTCACTGTGTAGATGGATGCGAACCAGGCGATACCAGTTGTCCTTGTATCCAGAAAAATGAAGGCTTGATCCCCTATTCATCTACTGGTGTTCTTTTAACTACTAAACCACTGATACATGAGTGTGGTCAGACTTGTCAGTCTCCTCCGAACTGTCGAAATCGTATATCTCAGGCAGGTGTAAAATTCCGCTTGGAGGTTTTTAAGACGAAGAACCAGGGTTGGGGGCTTAGGTCGTGGGACCCTATTCGTTCGGGGAGTTTTATCTGCGAGTATGCTGGGGACATCGTCAAGGTCACTGCAGGTGATTTTGAGAATGTGGATGATGACAGTTACATCTTTGATGCTGGTCGCTACTACGTGCCACTGGAACGGCTTCACGACTCTAATATCTCGAAGAAGGCTCCATTCCCTCTTGTTATTAGTGCTAAGAGCAGCGGGAATGTGTCCCGTTTCATGAACCATAGCTGCTCCCCTAATGTGTTCTGGCAGCCCATTCTGCGGGAAAGTAACAATGGTGTTTGTCTTCACATTGCTTTCTTTGCCATACGACACATCCCTCCAATGCAAGAGCTGATGTACGACTATGGAATACCCGCAAAAGCAGACAGAGGGATGAAGAGGTGCTTGTGTGGATCAATGAAGTGCAGAGGCCAATTCTATTGA
- the LOC121804890 gene encoding homologous recombination OB-fold protein produces MRYSMESEPWEALDLDDSDLPSLLRPCKLPRTVFPSSIPVAAEIPSLHPTPEQQPPTSSLRQRSIPGPAGAVHAAMLQKYHDREKHNSSDHDKGNDDLISTQDYIRTALDNTPEFDNDFSRHPWLSALQFLGAEDGLIPSTPISSIKKCLNGDKVVQVVAIVKSCTPNGLGGLLVSLKDPTGTIDATIHHKVLSENEFGKELTTGAALILHKVAIFAPVRTARYLNVTTRNLVKVFCQNKESSSEHYKSVQPLQYADPDTESSRKARAVENMSSMQNEVQEDTEMRQSKRAENSQNENVIRKQNLFDVSSQSNNRDSSNVSATQRRGYINLSQHPCNEGPEDMSRTRIAGDDQEIVNGTKRGAKGGNDTDKMINPLAETTGENGRATNEVQMQTQPLMSTATPPQWTDEQLNELFADDEDDASLF; encoded by the exons ATGAGGTACTCAATGGAGTCCGAGCCTTGGGAAGCTTTAGATCTAGACGATTCTGATCTTCCTTCTCTCCTTCGCCCTTGCAAACTGCCACGTACCGTCTTCCCCTCATCCATTCCTGTCGCTGCTGAGATCCCTTCTTTGCATCCAACACCCGAgcagcagccgccaacttcttCTCTGAGACAACGCTCTATTCCTGGACCTGCTGGAGCAGTCCATGCTGCGATGCTCCAGAAATATCACGACCGCGAGAAACACAATTCCTCTGACCATGATAAGGGTAACGACGACCTAATCTCTACCCAAGACTACATACGGACGGCCTTGGACAATACTCCGGAATTCGATAATGATTTCTCCCGCCATCCTTGGCTTTCTGCCCTCCAGTTTCTCG GTGCTGAAGATGGTTTGATTCCGAGCACACCTATCAGCTCTATCAAGAAATGTCTCAATGGCGACAAGGTTGTTCAG GTTGTAGCTATTGTCAAGTCATGCACTCCTAATGGTCTTGGGGGTTTGTTAGTGTCATTGAAG GACCCAACTGGTACAATTGATGCTACTATTCACCACAAAGTCCTCTCCGAAAACGAGTTTGGTAAGGAGTTAACTACTGGCGCAGCTCTAATACTTCATAAG GTAGCCATCTTTGCCCCAGTGAGGACAGCACGTTATCTCAATGTAACGACAAGGAATTTGGTGAAG GTTTTCTGCCAAAACAAGGAATCTTCTTCAGAACATTATAAGTCTGTTCAGCCACTCCAGTATGCTGATCCCGATACCG AATCTAGTCGAAAAGCCCGAGCAGTGGAGAACATGTCCTCCATGCAAAATGAGGTGCAGGAAGACACTGAGATGAGACAGTCCAAGAGAGCTGAGAATTCCCAAAATGAGAATGTAATTCGGAAGCAGAATCTTTTTGATGTAAGCAGTCAATCGAATAACAGGGACAGCTCAAACGTATCTGCAACCCAGAGAAGAGGGTATATTAATCTAAGCCAGCATCCGTGCAATGAAGGACCTGAAGACATGAGCAGGACTAGAATTGCTGGTGACGACCAAGAGATAGTGAATGGCACCAAAAGGGGCGCAAAGGGAGGCAACGACACTGATAAAATGATCAACCCTCTTGCAGAAACTACAGGTGAAAATGGTCGAGCGACCAATGAAGTTCAAATGCAAACGCAGCCTCTAATGTCGACAGCCACTCCTCCACAGTGGACAGACGAACAGTTGAATGAACTTTTTGCGGACGATGAGGATGATGCTTCTTTGTTCTGA